A region from the Sandaracinus amylolyticus genome encodes:
- a CDS encoding aldo/keto reductase, with protein MTNTTKLGATGPEVLSIGLGCMGMSGMYGATDDAESIRTIHAALERAPMLIDTGDFYGMGHNEMLIGRALAGGGRRERAVISVKFGALRAPDGRWIGVDTRPAAVATFAAYSLKRLGVEVIDVYRPARLDPSVPIEETIGAIADLVKAGYVRHVGLSEVGVDTIRRAHAVHPIADLQIEYSLASRGPERAIFPALEELGIGATLYGVLSRGLLAGSKPTGSSDFRAHLPRFTGDAREKNETVVDALRTFAQESGRTPGQLVIAWALAKQPRLVTLVGAKTRAQWDDALAAMAKPLSKDELAALERIAPASAFEGERYQPAQMAHLDSER; from the coding sequence ATGACGAACACGACGAAGCTGGGCGCGACGGGTCCCGAGGTCCTCTCCATCGGTCTCGGATGCATGGGCATGTCCGGGATGTACGGCGCGACCGACGACGCCGAGAGCATCCGGACGATCCACGCCGCGCTCGAGCGGGCACCGATGCTGATCGACACCGGCGACTTCTACGGGATGGGCCACAACGAGATGCTGATCGGGCGCGCGCTCGCCGGTGGTGGGCGGCGAGAGCGCGCGGTGATCTCGGTGAAGTTCGGCGCGCTGCGGGCGCCCGACGGGCGCTGGATCGGCGTCGACACGCGACCGGCGGCGGTCGCGACGTTCGCGGCGTACTCGCTGAAGCGGCTCGGCGTCGAGGTGATCGACGTGTACCGCCCGGCGCGCCTCGATCCGAGCGTGCCGATCGAGGAGACGATCGGCGCGATCGCGGACCTCGTGAAGGCGGGATACGTGCGGCACGTGGGCCTGTCGGAGGTCGGCGTCGACACGATCCGGCGCGCGCACGCGGTGCATCCGATCGCCGATCTGCAGATCGAGTACTCGCTCGCGAGCCGCGGGCCCGAGCGCGCGATCTTCCCGGCGCTCGAGGAGCTCGGGATCGGCGCGACGCTCTACGGCGTGCTCTCGCGCGGGCTGCTCGCGGGCAGCAAGCCGACGGGATCGAGCGACTTCCGCGCGCACCTGCCCCGCTTCACCGGCGACGCGCGCGAGAAGAACGAGACGGTCGTCGACGCGCTTCGCACGTTCGCGCAGGAGAGCGGGCGCACGCCGGGGCAGCTCGTGATCGCGTGGGCGCTCGCGAAGCAGCCGCGCCTCGTCACGCTCGTCGGCGCGAAGACGCGCGCGCAGTGGGACGACGCGCTGGCCGCGATGGCGAAGCCGCTCTCGAAGGACGAGCTCGCGGCGCTCGAGCGGATCGCGCCGGCGAGCGCGTTCGAGGGCGAGCGGTACCAGCCGGCGCAGATGGCGCACCTCGACAGCGAACGCTGA
- a CDS encoding LysR family transcriptional regulator encodes MNEIYARDLDLNLLRVFVVVAESGSVTSAAARLYLTQPAISAALKRLTDAVGAPLFARQGRGLALTARGERLHAEVKPHLSALVAAALSPPSFDPATSERTVRLGLSDANEATLLPPLLRVLADEAPRMRVVVLPVQFRTVGDALASGRIDLAVTVADELPAGTHREALFTGGFCALFDPRHARLGSRPSLAKYLAQDHVIVSYNGDLRGVVEDFAKVTRRVRCSVSTFHVLGAIVEGSALVATIPEVVAHDIRSTRPALRTAKLPFELRGSAVELITRSAIADDPAIRFVRDHLVRIARASVRLTRRAGRRP; translated from the coding sequence ATGAACGAGATTTATGCGCGCGACCTCGATCTCAACCTGCTGCGCGTGTTCGTGGTCGTCGCGGAGAGCGGCAGCGTGACCAGCGCAGCCGCGCGCCTCTATCTGACCCAGCCCGCGATCAGCGCGGCGCTCAAGCGCCTGACCGACGCGGTCGGCGCGCCGCTCTTCGCGCGACAAGGGCGCGGCCTCGCGCTCACCGCGCGCGGCGAGCGGCTCCACGCCGAGGTGAAGCCGCACCTCTCCGCGCTCGTCGCGGCCGCGCTCTCACCGCCGTCGTTCGATCCCGCGACCAGCGAGCGCACGGTGCGCCTCGGCCTCTCCGACGCGAACGAAGCGACGCTCCTGCCGCCGCTCCTGCGCGTGCTCGCCGACGAAGCGCCGCGCATGCGGGTGGTCGTGCTGCCGGTGCAGTTCCGCACCGTCGGCGACGCGCTCGCGTCCGGTCGCATCGACCTCGCGGTCACGGTTGCCGACGAGCTCCCCGCCGGCACCCATCGCGAGGCGCTCTTCACCGGCGGCTTCTGTGCGCTCTTCGATCCCCGGCACGCGCGCCTCGGATCGCGTCCCTCGCTCGCGAAGTACCTCGCGCAGGATCACGTGATCGTCTCGTACAACGGCGATCTGCGCGGCGTCGTCGAGGACTTCGCGAAGGTCACGCGCCGCGTGCGCTGCTCGGTCAGCACGTTTCACGTGCTCGGCGCGATCGTCGAGGGCAGCGCGCTCGTCGCCACGATCCCCGAGGTCGTCGCGCACGACATCCGCAGCACGCGCCCGGCGCTGCGCACCGCGAAGCTCCCGTTCGAGCTACGCGGCTCGGCCGTCGAGCTCATCACGCGCAGCGCGATCGCGGACGATCCCGCGATCCGCTTCGTGCGCGATCACCTGGTCCGCATCGCGCGCGCGAGCGTGCGGCTCACGCGACGCGCAGGACGACGACCGTGA
- a CDS encoding Stp1/IreP family PP2C-type Ser/Thr phosphatase, translated as MQIVAAGLSDVGQQREHNEDSFVILPEFDLYIVADGMGGHRAGDVASKMATHTIASFFQATAKEDATWPFHFDPHLSVEENRLITGIKVANKRIFEASTRYREVHGMGTTVVGALVARERGRMYVAHVGDSRCYRVRGGHITLLTRDHSLLNDYLLVMPDMTPEQREELPKNVITRALGMQDSVVVDLVPEQPQPGDVYVLCSDGLSGMITDEQILETVQSSGADVEKMSQLLVQRANEHGGEDNVTVVVLRVA; from the coding sequence ATGCAAATCGTCGCCGCAGGGCTCTCCGACGTCGGCCAGCAGCGGGAGCACAACGAAGACAGCTTCGTGATCCTGCCGGAGTTCGACCTGTACATCGTCGCCGACGGCATGGGCGGGCACCGCGCCGGAGACGTCGCGAGCAAGATGGCCACGCACACCATCGCGTCGTTCTTCCAAGCGACGGCGAAGGAAGACGCGACCTGGCCGTTCCACTTCGACCCGCACCTGTCGGTCGAGGAGAACCGCCTCATCACCGGCATCAAGGTCGCGAACAAGCGCATCTTCGAGGCATCGACGCGCTATCGCGAGGTGCACGGGATGGGCACGACGGTGGTCGGCGCGCTGGTCGCGCGCGAGCGCGGGCGGATGTACGTCGCGCACGTCGGTGACAGCCGCTGCTATCGCGTCCGCGGCGGGCACATCACGCTGCTCACGCGCGATCACTCGCTGCTGAACGACTACCTGCTCGTGATGCCCGACATGACGCCGGAGCAGCGCGAGGAGCTGCCGAAGAACGTCATCACGCGCGCGCTCGGCATGCAGGACTCGGTGGTGGTCGATCTGGTGCCCGAGCAGCCGCAGCCCGGCGACGTCTACGTGCTGTGCTCGGACGGGCTGAGCGGGATGATCACCGACGAGCAGATCCTCGAGACCGTGCAGAGCAGCGGCGCCGACGTCGAGAAGATGTCGCAGCTCCTGGTGCAGCGCGCGAACGAGCACGGCGGCGAGGACAACGTCACGGTCGTCGTCCTGCGCGTCGCGTGA
- a CDS encoding isocitrate/isopropylmalate dehydrogenase family protein, which produces MSKKRIAIIPGDGIGKEVVAIGVQLLETLREVRGYAIELVPFDLGADRFLRDGATFPADDQRTIRETCDAVLLGAIGDPRVPSLDYARDILFGLRFGLDLYCNVRPIQCLDDRLMPIKGKGAKDCDMVVFRENTEGVYVGVGGNFKKGTPDEVAITEDVNTRKGVERVIRAAFEFAVKHGRKRVLMSDKNNAMPHAHGLWKRVFEEVRGEYAGIESRHMYVDALCMQMVRAPETLDVIVTNNLFGDIVTDLGAALQGGLGMAASANIHPGRIGMFEPVHGSAPDIAGKDMANPLATVLTIGMMCTHLGFEGEEARLVEIVREAVRTGRCTRDVGGEMGTRAVGDWVLAQVRGS; this is translated from the coding sequence ATGAGCAAGAAGCGCATCGCGATCATCCCTGGTGACGGCATCGGCAAGGAGGTGGTCGCGATCGGCGTCCAGCTGCTCGAGACGCTGCGCGAGGTGCGCGGGTATGCGATCGAGCTCGTGCCGTTCGACCTCGGTGCGGATCGTTTCCTGCGCGACGGCGCGACGTTCCCCGCGGACGACCAGAGGACGATCCGCGAGACCTGCGACGCGGTGCTGCTCGGCGCGATCGGCGATCCGCGCGTGCCCTCGCTCGACTATGCGCGCGACATCTTGTTCGGGCTGCGCTTCGGGCTCGATCTCTACTGCAACGTGCGCCCGATCCAGTGCCTCGACGATCGCCTCATGCCCATCAAGGGCAAGGGCGCGAAGGACTGCGACATGGTGGTGTTCCGCGAGAACACCGAGGGCGTCTACGTCGGCGTCGGCGGCAACTTCAAGAAGGGCACGCCGGACGAGGTCGCGATCACCGAGGACGTGAACACGCGCAAGGGCGTGGAGCGCGTGATCCGCGCCGCGTTCGAGTTCGCGGTGAAGCACGGCCGCAAGCGCGTGCTGATGAGCGACAAGAACAACGCGATGCCGCACGCGCACGGCCTGTGGAAGCGCGTGTTCGAGGAAGTGCGCGGCGAGTACGCGGGCATCGAGTCGCGTCACATGTACGTCGACGCGCTGTGCATGCAGATGGTGCGCGCGCCCGAGACGCTCGACGTGATCGTCACGAACAACCTGTTCGGCGACATCGTGACCGACCTCGGCGCGGCGCTGCAGGGCGGGCTCGGCATGGCGGCGAGCGCGAACATCCATCCGGGCCGCATCGGCATGTTCGAGCCGGTGCACGGCAGCGCGCCCGACATCGCGGGCAAGGACATGGCGAACCCGCTCGCGACGGTGCTGACGATCGGCATGATGTGCACGCACCTCGGCTTCGAGGGCGAAGAGGCGCGCCTCGTCGAGATCGTGCGCGAGGCAGTGCGCACCGGACGCTGCACCCGCGACGTCGGCGGCGAGATGGGGACCCGCGCGGTCGGCGACTGGGTGCTCGCGCAGGTGCGGGGGAGCTGA
- a CDS encoding CHAT domain-containing protein, whose product MPDPREALATIALLATVSACGAPDRAPPPAPAPLAIELAGCAQIPGESVCELGDDARDVTVFARAISVRASADGAPLEPLESVAAQGGTRLRLRVPSGARELVVSTEGARAAIVVRPLQVPARVATLLAMRRRGELDEVERALDAWEREPSLDDCDRARLVGVQARVAFSRGEPERVDALYAASIPALLACGRVSEAVNDALARAYTQNMQLRDFAAARATLDAIAPRSAPFAEGAAWIAYQRASLAMRLGELGAAMQHLDDAEQRTERIALAGLRSDLLQMRGWIYGLLGRHDRAASSVSEASASWDAEAPCDRARLLGNLGWQRLLAAEAGQGAPSDARAPLALALEIPDAACPDGAWRSQVHLTLARVAVLEGALAEAERALQRAGEGASSADGSLAIALLDVRGRLALDAGDARGALVIYDELVSRARAAGESVPVGALGRARALLALGREDDAIDALAESEDELDRQIASVSLGMGRASLSVGRSESARLLVEALIDRGRADDAFLAARRARARVLGSLPRLASTLTALPDDERRARERAIADYWAVRQRIESLARQAFTVPADELPAIERAQAEQRARLAAQLERLFPAIHTRPRPLVVAPGEVVLGLFPLGDRTFVFVQDASGVRASTHPGDAPPASMLADVARAAPRSLRVIAPTEGPLARVHELALGDRGPLGLAMPIEHVVDLPRTTSAPRDRGAGVFVFDPRGDLPGARREAAWLREHLGDASPHTWLLGRDATRAAVLAALERARFLHYAGHAVHVRDVWWESGLLLGERSMLTVSDVLAARAVPEEIVLAACDTARSDPARHVATVGIAQAFVVAGADHVVATLDAVEDAAALAFSRAYHATSGRAPERVHHASRALAAAGHPWSTFVLLAP is encoded by the coding sequence GTGCCCGACCCCCGCGAGGCCCTCGCCACGATCGCGCTGCTCGCCACGGTGAGCGCGTGCGGGGCCCCCGATCGCGCGCCTCCACCCGCGCCCGCGCCGCTCGCGATCGAGCTCGCGGGGTGCGCGCAGATCCCGGGCGAGAGCGTCTGCGAGCTCGGCGACGACGCGCGCGACGTCACGGTCTTCGCGCGCGCGATCTCGGTGCGCGCGAGCGCCGACGGAGCGCCCCTCGAGCCGCTCGAGTCGGTCGCCGCGCAGGGCGGCACGCGCCTCCGCCTCCGGGTGCCGAGCGGTGCGCGCGAGCTCGTCGTGTCCACCGAAGGCGCGCGCGCTGCGATCGTGGTGCGTCCCCTCCAGGTCCCCGCGCGCGTCGCGACGCTGCTCGCGATGCGCCGGCGCGGTGAGCTCGACGAGGTCGAGCGCGCCCTCGACGCGTGGGAGCGGGAGCCCTCGCTCGATGACTGCGACCGCGCGCGCCTCGTCGGCGTGCAAGCGCGCGTCGCGTTCTCGCGCGGCGAGCCCGAGCGCGTCGACGCGCTCTACGCCGCGTCGATCCCCGCGCTCCTCGCGTGCGGTCGCGTCTCGGAGGCCGTCAACGACGCACTGGCCCGCGCGTACACCCAGAACATGCAGCTCCGCGACTTCGCGGCGGCGCGCGCGACGCTCGACGCGATCGCGCCGCGCAGCGCGCCGTTCGCCGAGGGCGCGGCGTGGATCGCCTACCAGCGCGCGTCGCTCGCGATGCGCCTCGGCGAGCTCGGCGCCGCGATGCAGCACCTCGACGACGCCGAGCAGCGCACCGAGCGGATCGCCCTCGCCGGGCTCCGCTCCGACCTGCTCCAGATGCGCGGCTGGATCTACGGGCTGCTCGGCCGACACGACCGCGCCGCGTCGTCGGTCTCCGAGGCGAGCGCGTCGTGGGACGCGGAGGCGCCCTGCGATCGCGCGCGCCTGCTCGGCAACCTCGGCTGGCAGCGCTTGCTCGCCGCGGAGGCGGGGCAGGGCGCGCCGTCCGACGCGCGCGCGCCGCTCGCCCTCGCGCTCGAGATCCCCGACGCGGCGTGTCCCGACGGCGCGTGGCGCTCGCAGGTGCACCTCACGCTCGCGCGCGTCGCGGTGCTCGAGGGCGCGCTCGCCGAGGCCGAGCGTGCGCTGCAGCGCGCCGGGGAGGGCGCGTCGAGCGCCGACGGATCGCTGGCGATCGCGCTGCTCGACGTGCGCGGCCGGCTCGCGCTCGACGCGGGCGACGCGCGCGGCGCGCTCGTCATCTACGACGAGCTCGTCTCGCGTGCGCGCGCGGCAGGAGAGAGCGTGCCCGTCGGCGCGCTCGGTCGTGCCCGCGCGCTGCTGGCGCTCGGTCGCGAGGACGATGCGATCGACGCGCTCGCGGAGAGCGAGGACGAGCTCGACCGACAGATCGCCAGCGTGTCGCTCGGCATGGGCCGCGCCTCGCTCTCGGTCGGTCGCAGCGAGAGCGCGCGCCTGCTCGTGGAGGCGCTGATCGATCGCGGGCGCGCCGACGACGCGTTCCTCGCCGCGCGGCGCGCGCGGGCCCGTGTGCTGGGCTCGTTGCCGCGGCTCGCGTCGACGCTCACCGCGCTGCCCGACGACGAGCGCCGTGCGCGCGAGCGCGCGATCGCCGACTACTGGGCGGTCCGCCAGCGCATCGAGTCGCTCGCGCGCCAGGCGTTCACGGTGCCCGCCGACGAGCTGCCCGCGATCGAGCGCGCCCAGGCCGAGCAGCGCGCGCGCCTCGCCGCCCAGCTCGAGCGGCTGTTCCCCGCCATCCACACCCGCCCGCGGCCGCTCGTCGTCGCGCCCGGCGAGGTCGTCCTCGGCCTCTTCCCGCTCGGCGATCGCACCTTCGTGTTCGTGCAGGACGCGTCGGGCGTGCGCGCGTCCACGCACCCCGGCGACGCGCCGCCCGCGTCGATGCTCGCGGACGTCGCGCGCGCCGCGCCGCGCTCGCTGCGTGTGATCGCACCCACCGAAGGACCGCTCGCGCGCGTGCACGAGCTCGCGCTCGGCGATCGCGGCCCGCTCGGCCTCGCGATGCCGATCGAGCACGTCGTCGATCTCCCGCGCACGACGAGCGCCCCCCGCGATCGCGGCGCCGGCGTCTTCGTCTTCGACCCGCGCGGCGATCTCCCGGGCGCGCGCCGCGAGGCGGCGTGGCTGCGCGAGCACCTCGGCGACGCGAGCCCGCACACGTGGCTGCTCGGGCGCGACGCGACCCGCGCCGCGGTCCTCGCTGCGCTCGAGCGCGCGCGCTTCCTCCACTACGCGGGGCATGCGGTGCATGTGCGCGACGTATGGTGGGAGAGTGGCCTGCTCCTCGGCGAGCGCTCGATGCTGACGGTGAGCGACGTCCTCGCGGCGCGCGCGGTGCCCGAAGAGATCGTCCTCGCCGCGTGCGACACCGCGCGCAGCGATCCCGCGCGCCACGTCGCGACCGTCGGCATCGCGCAGGCGTTCGTCGTCGCGGGCGCCGATCACGTCGTCGCGACCCTCGACGCGGTCGAGGACGCCGCGGCGCTCGCCTTCAGCCGCGCCTACCACGCGACGTCGGGCCGCGCGCCCGAGCGCGTCCACCACGCGTCGCGCGCGCTCGCCGCCGCCGGCCACCCCTGGTCCACGTTCGTCCTGCTCGCGCCGTGA
- a CDS encoding RNA polymerase sigma factor — MDDDRTLVEAALARDPAACRALITRLTPILRARVARVLGKHAARRGRPAERQEVLDLIQEIFVVLLDRDGRVLRSWDPERGLSLANFVGLVAEREASAFLKSGRRSAWAEAPTEDLALHGETEADAGPEPSLAARQLLERLAERLRERLSARDFALFHALYVQEREIDDVAETFSMTSNALYTFRSRLRRDLGEIQRELSSPPVRAGGLA; from the coding sequence TTGGACGACGACCGCACGCTCGTCGAGGCCGCGCTCGCTCGTGATCCCGCGGCGTGCCGCGCGCTGATCACGCGCCTCACCCCGATCCTCCGCGCTCGCGTCGCGCGCGTGCTGGGCAAGCACGCCGCGCGGCGCGGTCGGCCCGCGGAGCGGCAGGAGGTGCTCGATCTGATCCAGGAGATCTTCGTGGTGCTCCTCGATCGCGACGGGCGCGTGCTGCGCAGCTGGGATCCCGAGCGCGGGCTCTCGCTCGCGAACTTCGTCGGGCTCGTCGCCGAGCGCGAGGCGAGCGCGTTCCTCAAGAGCGGTCGCCGCAGCGCGTGGGCCGAGGCGCCGACCGAGGATCTCGCGCTCCACGGCGAGACCGAGGCCGACGCCGGACCGGAGCCGAGCCTCGCGGCGCGACAGCTGCTCGAGCGGCTGGCCGAGCGCCTCCGCGAGCGCCTCAGCGCGCGCGACTTCGCGCTGTTCCACGCGCTCTACGTGCAGGAGCGGGAGATCGACGACGTGGCCGAGACCTTCTCGATGACCTCGAACGCGCTGTACACGTTCCGGAGTCGGCTGCGC